The proteins below come from a single Oryzias latipes chromosome 14, ASM223467v1 genomic window:
- the LOC105355628 gene encoding nascent polypeptide-associated complex subunit alpha, muscle-specific form-like isoform X2, producing the protein MYKLFFRLNIRTNISIMSDKKDPIPETRVRKLKKDGSWIRKEDDSTTSKPVAPESNPLVKQNSFVLTAVKRYEPKEPTKHLVTLPGEKNKTGNVKTSPLVDSASLPKRVSNAKIKQKELAANEVQPLNDTGVEKGIMSTPEKATDLRLTQNTDNTKPVPPGDTDNQIALSKQDQKGIIKDTADVKTKSLPKAVNVETVTNETSLPNTQQPVVGGLSEVPAVKADIKITESSEDLAPLPEPSTVIRAERVAVCTPGDKTTAPNSEESCSQGLSKTPTGKAAITSGESEEKPVALPEPVSVVKAKSEVQLADDAPVGQGVESTPEQASEHTKTVVHLEPSPNTDTQTSSEQELNKIAKATAEVKEGSSPEVPSANIATETDETSLPNNMPSVLSGLPVVPSAIADFKSADSQEDPSPFPEPFIVVRAEKVDVSPVKDENTFLDNGKLVSNNSSQSPAPEALLKLTKTKEDSAATQEPSESEVQSIKGGVVEQMNEPAHQCTGYGNRELTRKENVEPLLSADNNNQTIPSDQDANKVAKSIGGIEVESSPEILSAKKETVTNETSPSKSMPSVPSGLSEAPPVKVDVKPANPETPAPLSEPTTMIRAEIATGCVPEDKTTPPKSEQPLSQDLSKTPTDKAAITSRKSEEKPVALPELLPALKAKSDEELADDAPVGPSVVSTPEQVSENLLKKPVKIDSSPNTDTQKSSEQDAKKVPKAAGDIEVKSSPEVPSTKKETVTNETSPSKSMPSVPSGLSEAPAVKVDVKPAESPETPAPLPGASTMIRVERTTGFVLEHKTAPPNSEQALSQDLSKTPTDKAAITSRKSEEKPVALPEPLPALKAKSDEELADDAPVEPSVVSTPEQVSENLLKKPVKVYSSPNADTQTSSEQDANKIAKAAGEIEVKSSPEALFTKKETVTNETSPSKSVPSVPSGLSEAPAAKVNVKSAESPETPAPLPGASTMIRAEIPTGCVPENKTTPPNSEKALSQDLSKTPTDKAAITSRKSEEKPVALPELLPALKAKSDEELADDAPVEPSVVSTPEQVSENLLKKPVKIDSSPNTDTQKSSEQDAKKLPKVAGDIEVKSSPEVPSTKKETVTNETSPSKSMPSVPSGLSEAPAVKVDVKPAESPETPAPLPGASTMIRVERTTGFVLEHKTAPPNSEQALSQDLSKTPTDKAAITSGKSEEKPVALPEPLPALKAKSDEELADDAPVEPSVVSTPEQVSENLLKKPVKVYSSPNADTQTSSEQDANKIAKAAGEIEVKSSPEALFTKKETVTNETSPSKSVPSVPSGLSEAPAAKVNVKSAESPETPAPLPGASTMIRAEIPTGCVPENKTTPPNSEKALSQDLSKTPTDKAAITSRKSEEKPVALPELLPALKAKSDEELADDAPVEPSVVSTPEQVSENLLKKPVKIDSSPNTDTQKSSEQDAKKVPKAAGEIEVKSSPEVPSTKKETVTNETSPSKSMPSVPSGLSEAPAVKVDVKPAESPETPAPLPGASTMIRAEIPTGCVPEDKKTPPNSEQALFQDLSQTPTDKAAITSGKSEEKPVALPEPSVVSTPEQVSENLLKKPVKVDSSPNTDTQTSSEKDVNKIAKAAGEIEVSSVDKETVTDEAIPLKGDPVPGRLSEAPGVKTDVKPTESQEDPVKTLESTADLNTNNMVKPVPSQNTSTSTFKQQIEKVTCKIVEEGEFEPIPDILTLHKATPVNETTTSKIEIPATDSWRKSPPAETLVKAAEREEDSAVPPEQVPAICTESDVHPLDDAAAFNQSDEATSEHAPKQMPALKKVLILGSSEDLRKIAEDLSSTKNNLRLFKNDICTYCNQIIDGKAKIVFSEPSVICHPECLKCGVCVKDLGSLEITMFLRDETIMCVDCYRKA; encoded by the exons GCCTAAAGAACCTACGAAGCATCTTGTTACTCTTCcgggtgaaaaaaacaaaacaggcaaTGTGAAGACATCTCCTTTAGTAGATTCTGCATCACTTCCGAAGCGAGTTTCAAATGCCAAGATCAAACAGAAGGAGCTTGCAGCAAATGAAGTCCAACCTCTTAATGATACTGGTGTTGAAAAAGGAATCATGTCAACACCTGAGAAAGCCACTGATTTAAGGTTGACGCAAAACACAGATAATACTAAACCTGTGCCACCTGGAGACACTGATAATCAGATTGCTCTTTCAAAACAAGATCAAAAGGGAATAATTAAAGATACTGCTGATGTTAAAACAAAGTCATTGCCTAAGGCTGTTAATGTGGAAACAGTAACAAATGAGACATCTCTACCCAACACCCAACAACCAGTCGTTGGTGGTCTTTCTGAGGTTCCAGCCGTCAAAGCTGATATTAAAATTACAGAGAGTTCAGAGGATCTTGCACCCCTTCCAGAGCCATCAACAGTGATCAGAGCTGAAAGAGTAGCTGTGTGTACACCAGGAGATAAAACAACTGCCCCAAACAGTGAAGAATCATGTTCTCAAGGTCTTTCCAAAACACCCACTGGCAAAGCTGCCATTACATCTGGAGAGAGTGAAGAGAAACCTGTAGCATTGCCAGAGCCAGTTTCGGTAGTCAAAGCTAAGAGTGAAGTCCAACTGGCTGATGATGCTCCTGTTGGCCAAGGTGTTGAGTCAACCCCTGAGCAGGCTTCAGAACACACAAAGACTGTAGTACATCTTGAACCATCTCCAAATACTGATACTCAGACATCTTCAGAACAAGAGTTAAATAAAATAGCTAAAGCTACTGCAGAGGTTAAAGAAGGTTCATCACCCGAAGTCCCTTCTGCTAACATAGCAACAGAAACAGATGAGACATCTCTACCAAATAATATGCCATCAGTTCTGAGTGGTCTGCCTGTGGTTCCATCTGCTATAGCTGATTTCAAATCTGCAGACAGTCAAGAAGACCCTTCACCATTTCCAGAGCCCTTTATAGTGGTTAGAGCAGAAAAGGTAGATGTGTCTCCTGTGAAAGATGAAAACACTTTCCTTGACAATGGCAAACTAGTCAGTAACAACTCCTCTCAGTCACCTGCTCCTGAAGCTCTTCTCAAATTGACAAAAACTAAAGAGGACTCTGCAGCAACACAAGAGCCATCTGAAAGTGAAGTCCAATCTATCAAAGGTGGTGTTGTTGAACAAATGAATGAGCCTGCACATCAGTGTACTGGATATGGTAACCGAGAACTGACTAGAAAGGAAAATGTCGAACCTTTATTATCTGCTGACAATAATAATCAGACGATTCCTTCAGATCAAGATGCAAATAAAGTAGCTAAATCTATTGGAGGGATTGAAGTGGAGTCATCACCAGAGATCCTTTCTGCTAAGAAAGAAACAGTAACAAATGAAACATCTCCATCTAAGAGTATGCCATCAGTTCCGAGTGGTCTGTCTGAGGCTCCACCTGTCAAAGTTGATGTCAAACCTGCAAATCCTGAGACTCCTGCACCCCTTTCAGAGCCAACAACAATGATCAGAGCTGAAATAGCAACTGGGTGTGTACCAGAAGATAAAACAACTCCACCTAAAAGTGAACAACCACTTTCTCAAGATCTTTCCAAAACTCCAACTGACAAAGCTGCTATTACATCTAGGAAGAGTGAAGAGAAGCCTGTAGCGTTGCCAGAGCTGCTTCCAGCACTCAAAGCTAAGAGTGATGAGGAATTGGCTGATGATGCTCCTGTTGGACCAAGTGTTGTGTCAACACCTGAACAGGTTTCAGAGAACCTACTGAAGAAGCCTGTGAAGATTGATTCATCTCCAAATACTGATACTCAGAAATCTTCAGAACAAGATGCAAAAAAAGTACCTAAAGCTGCTGGAGACATTGAAGTGAAGTCATCACCGGAGGTCCCTTctactaaaaaagaaacagtaacAAATGAAACATCTCCATCTAAGAGTATGCCATCAGTTCCGAGCGGTCTGTCTGAGGCTCCAGCTGTCAAAGTTGATGTCAAACCTGCAGAAAGTCCAGAGACTCCTGCACCGCTTCCAGGGGCATCAACAATGATCAGAGTTGAAAGAACAACTGGGTTTGTACTAGAACATAAAACAGCTCCACCTAACAGTGAACAAGCACTTTCTCAAGATCTTTCCAAAACTCCAACTGACAAAGCTGCCATTACATCTAGGAAGAGTGAAGAGAAGCCTGTAGCGTTGCCAGAGCCGCTTCCAGCACTCAAAGCTAAGAGTGATGAGGAATTGGCTGATGATGCTCCTGTTGAACCAAGTGTTGTGTCAACACCTGAACAGGTTTCAGAGAACCTACTGAAGAAGCCTGTGAAAGTTTATTCATCTCCAAATGCTGATACTCAGACATCTTCAGAACAAGATGCAAATAAAATAGCTAAAGCTGCTGGAGAGATTGAAGTTAAGTCATCACCGGAGGCCCtttttactaaaaaagaaacagtaacAAATGAAACATCTCCATCTAAGAGTGTGCCATCAGTTCCGAGCGGTCTGTCTGAGGCTCCAGCTGCCAAAGTTAATGTAAAATCTGCAGAAAGTCCAGAGACTCCTGCACCGCTTCCAGGGGCATCAACAATGATCAGAGCTGAAATACCAACTGGGTGTGtaccagaaaataaaacaactccaCCTAACAGTGAAAAAGCACTTTCTCAAGATCTTTCCAAAACTCCAACTGACAAAGCTGCCATTACATCTAGGAAGAGTGAAGAAAAGCCTGTAGCGTTGCCAGAGCTGCTTCCAGCACTCAAAGCTAAGAGTGATGAGGAATTGGCTGATGATGCTCCTGTTGAACCAAGTGTTGTGTCAACACCTGAACAGGTTTCAGAGAACCTACTGAAGAAGCCTGTGAAGATTGATTCATCTCCAAATACTGATACTCAGAAATCTTCAGAACAAGATGCAAAAAAATTACCTAAAGTTGCTGGAGACATTGAAGTTAAGTCATCACCGGAGGTCCCTTctactaaaaaagaaacagtaacAAATGAAACATCTCCATCTAAGAGTATGCCATCAGTTCCGAGTGGTCTGTCTGAGGCTCCAGCTGTCAAAGTTGATGTCAAACCTGCAGAAAGTCCAGAGACTCCTGCACCGCTTCCAGGGGCATCAACAATGATCAGAGTTGAAAGAACAACTGGGTTTGTACTAGAACATAAAACAGCTCCACCTAACAGTGAACAAGCACTTTCTCAAGATCTTTCCAAAACTCCAACTGACAAAGCTGCCATTACATCTGGGAAGAGTGAAGAGAAGCCTGTAGCGTTGCCAGAGCCGCTTCCAGCACTCAAAGCTAAGAGTGATGAGGAATTGGCTGATGATGCTCCTGTTGAACCAAGTGTTGTGTCAACACCTGAACAGGTTTCAGAGAACCTACTGAAGAAGCCTGTGAAAGTTTATTCATCTCCAAATGCTGATACTCAGACATCTTCAGAACAAGATGCAAATAAAATAGCTAAAGCTGCTGGAGAGATTGAAGTTAAGTCATCACCGGAGGCCCtttttactaaaaaagaaacagtaacAAATGAAACATCTCCATCTAAGAGTGTGCCATCAGTTCCGAGTGGTCTGTCTGAGGCTCCAGCTGCCAAAGTTAATGTAAAATCTGCAGAAAGTCCAGAGACTCCTGCACCGCTTCCAGGGGCATCAACAATGATCAGAGCTGAAATACCAACTGGGTGTGtaccagaaaataaaacaactccaCCTAACAGTGAAAAAGCACTTTCTCAAGATCTTTCCAAAACTCCAACTGACAAAGCTGCCATTACATCTAGGAAGAGTGAAGAGAAGCCTGTAGCGTTGCCAGAGCTGCTTCCAGCACTCAAAGCTAAGAGTGATGAGGAATTGGCTGATGATGCTCCTGTTGAACCAAGTGTTGTGTCAACACCTGAACAGGTTTCAGAGAACCTACTGAAGAAGCCTGTGAAGATTGATTCATCTCCAAATACTGATACTCAGAAATCTTCAGAACAAGATGCAAAAAAAGTACCTAAAGCTGCTGGAGAGATTGAAGTTAAGTCCTCACCGGAGGTCCCTTctactaaaaaagaaacagtaacAAATGAAACATCTCCATCTAAGAGTATGCCATCAGTTCCGAGCGGTCTGTCTGAGGCTCCAGCTGTCAAAGTTGATGTCAAACCTGCAGAAAGTCCAGAGACTCCTGCACCCCTGCCAGGGGCATCAACAATGATCAGAGCTGAAATACCAACTGGGTGTGTACCAGAAGATAAAAAAACTCCACCTAACAGTGAACAAGCACTTTTTCAAGATCTTTCCCAAACACCAACTGACAAAGCTGCCATTACATCTGGGAAGAGTGAAGAGAAGCCTGTAGCGTTGCCAGAACCAAGTGTTGTGTCAACACCTGAACAGGTTTCAGAGAACCTACTGAAGAAGCCTGTGAAAGTTGATTCATCTCCAAATACTGATACTCAGACATCTTCAGAAAAAGATGTTAATAAAATAGCTAAAGCTGCTGGAGAGATTGAAGTCTCTTCTGTTGACAAAGAAACAGTAACAGATGAAGCAATTCCACTTAAGGGAGACCCAGTTCCTGGTCGTCTGTCTGAGGCTCCAGGAGTCAAAACTGATGTCAAACCTACAGAGAGTCAAGAAGATCCTGTCAAAACACTAGAAAGCACAGCAGACTTGAATACAAACAACATGGTTAAGCCAGTGCCATCACAAAATACTAGTACATCTACCTTTAAACAACAAATAGAAAAGGTAACTTGTAAAATTGTTGAAGAGGGTGAATTTGAGCCAATCCCTGACATCCTCACACTTCATAAAGCAACGCCTGTAAATGAGACAACTACATCTAAAATTGAAATCCCAGCTACTGATAGTTGGCGTAAATCACCTCCTGCTGAAACTTTGGTAAAGGCTGCAGAGCGCGAAGAGGATTCTGCAGTACCTCCAGAGCAAGTTCCAGCAATCTGTACTGAGAGCGATGTCCATCCTCTCGATGATGCTGCTGCTTTTAATCAAAGTGATGAGGCAACATCTGAGCATGCACCAAAACAGATGCCTGCTCTGAAGAAAGTTCTAATTTTGGGCAGTTCTGAGGATTTGAGGAAGATTGCAGAGGACCTAAGTTCTACAAAGAACAACTTGAGATTATT TAAAAATGATATCTGCACTTACTGCAATCAAATCATTGATGGAAAAGCCAAGATTGTTTTTAGTGAACCTTCAGTGATCTGCCACCCGGAGTGCCTCAAG TGTGGAGTTTGTGTGAAGGACCTGGGGAGTCTCGAGATCACCATGTTCTTGCGTGATGAAACGATCATGTGTGTTGACTGCTACAGGAAAGCTTGA
- the LOC105355628 gene encoding nascent polypeptide-associated complex subunit alpha, muscle-specific form-like isoform X1, translating into MYKLFFRLNIRTNISIMSDKKDPIPETRVRKLKKDGSWIRKEDDSTTSKPVAPESNPLVKQNSFVLTAVKRYEPKEPTKHLVTLPGEKNKTGNVKTSPLVDSASLPKRVSNAKIKQKELAANEVQPLNDTGVEKGIMSTPEKATDLRLTQNTDNTKPVPPGDTDNQIALSKQDQKGIIKDTADVKTKSLPKAVNVETVTNETSLPNTQQPVVGGLSEVPAVKADIKITESSEDLAPLPEPSTVIRAERVAVCTPGDKTTAPNSEESCSQGLSKTPTGKAAITSGESEEKPVALPEPVSVVKAKSEVQLADDAPVGQGVESTPEQASEHTKTVVHLEPSPNTDTQTSSEQELNKIAKATAEVKEGSSPEVPSANIATETDETSLPNNMPSVLSGLPVVPSAIADFKSADSQEDPSPFPEPFIVVRAEKVDVSPVKDENTFLDNGKLVSNNSSQSPAPEALLKLTKTKEDSAATQEPSESEVQSIKGGVVEQMNEPAHQCTGYGNRELTRKENVEPLLSADNNNQTIPSDQDANKVAKSIGGIEVESSPEILSAKKETVTNETSPSKSMPSVPSGLSEAPPVKVDVKPANPETPAPLSEPTTMIRAEIATGCVPEDKTTPPKSEQPLSQDLSKTPTDKAAITSRKSEEKPVALPELLPALKAKSDEELADDAPVGPSVVSTPEQVSENLLKKPVKIDSSPNTDTQKSSEQDAKKVPKAAGDIEVKSSPEVPSTKKETVTNETSPSKSMPSVPSGLSEAPAVKVDVKPAESPETPAPLPGASTMIRVERTTGFVLEHKTAPPNSEQALSQDLSKTPTDKAAITSRKSEEKPVALPEPLPALKAKSDEELADDAPVEPSVVSTPEQVSENLLKKPVKVYSSPNADTQTSSEQDANKIAKAAGEIEVKSSPEALFTKKETVTNETSPSKSVPSVPSGLSEAPAAKVNVKSAESPETPAPLPGASTMIRAEIPTGCVPENKTTPPNSEKALSQDLSKTPTDKAAITSRKSEEKPVALPELLPALKAKSDEELADDAPVEPSVVSTPEQVSENLLKKPVKIDSSPNTDTQKSSEQDAKKLPKVAGDIEVKSSPEVPSTKKETVTNETSPSKSMPSVPSGLSEAPAVKVDVKPAESPETPAPLPGASTMIRVERTTGFVLEHKTAPPNSEQALSQDLSKTPTDKAAITSGKSEEKPVALPEPLPALKAKSDEELADDAPVEPSVVSTPEQVSENLLKKPVKVYSSPNADTQTSSEQDANKIAKAAGEIEVKSSPEALFTKKETVTNETSPSKSVPSVPSGLSEAPAAKVNVKSAESPETPAPLPGASTMIRAEIPTGCVPENKTTPPNSEKALSQDLSKTPTDKAAITSRKSEEKPVALPELLPALKAKSDEELADDAPVEPSVVSTPEQVSENLLKKPVKIDSSPNTDTQKSSEQDAKKVPKAAGEIEVKSSPEVPSTKKETVTNETSPSKSMPSVPSGLSEAPAVKVDVKPAESPETPAPLPGASTMIRAEIPTGCVPEDKKTPPNSEQALFQDLSQTPTDKAAITSGKSEEKPVALPEPSVVSTPEQVSENLLKKPVKVDSSPNTDTQTSSEKDVNKIAKAAGEIEVSSVDKETVTDEAIPLKGDPVPGRLSEAPGVKTDVKPTESQEDPVKTLESTADLNTNNMVKPVPSQNTSTSTFKQQIEKVTCKIVEEGEFEPIPDILTLHKATPVNETTTSKIEIPATDSWRKSPPAETLVKAAEREEDSAVPPEQVPAICTESDVHPLDDAAAFNQSDEATSEHAPKQMPALKKVLILGSSEDLRKIAEDLSSTKNNLRLFSKNDICTYCNQIIDGKAKIVFSEPSVICHPECLKCGVCVKDLGSLEITMFLRDETIMCVDCYRKA; encoded by the exons GCCTAAAGAACCTACGAAGCATCTTGTTACTCTTCcgggtgaaaaaaacaaaacaggcaaTGTGAAGACATCTCCTTTAGTAGATTCTGCATCACTTCCGAAGCGAGTTTCAAATGCCAAGATCAAACAGAAGGAGCTTGCAGCAAATGAAGTCCAACCTCTTAATGATACTGGTGTTGAAAAAGGAATCATGTCAACACCTGAGAAAGCCACTGATTTAAGGTTGACGCAAAACACAGATAATACTAAACCTGTGCCACCTGGAGACACTGATAATCAGATTGCTCTTTCAAAACAAGATCAAAAGGGAATAATTAAAGATACTGCTGATGTTAAAACAAAGTCATTGCCTAAGGCTGTTAATGTGGAAACAGTAACAAATGAGACATCTCTACCCAACACCCAACAACCAGTCGTTGGTGGTCTTTCTGAGGTTCCAGCCGTCAAAGCTGATATTAAAATTACAGAGAGTTCAGAGGATCTTGCACCCCTTCCAGAGCCATCAACAGTGATCAGAGCTGAAAGAGTAGCTGTGTGTACACCAGGAGATAAAACAACTGCCCCAAACAGTGAAGAATCATGTTCTCAAGGTCTTTCCAAAACACCCACTGGCAAAGCTGCCATTACATCTGGAGAGAGTGAAGAGAAACCTGTAGCATTGCCAGAGCCAGTTTCGGTAGTCAAAGCTAAGAGTGAAGTCCAACTGGCTGATGATGCTCCTGTTGGCCAAGGTGTTGAGTCAACCCCTGAGCAGGCTTCAGAACACACAAAGACTGTAGTACATCTTGAACCATCTCCAAATACTGATACTCAGACATCTTCAGAACAAGAGTTAAATAAAATAGCTAAAGCTACTGCAGAGGTTAAAGAAGGTTCATCACCCGAAGTCCCTTCTGCTAACATAGCAACAGAAACAGATGAGACATCTCTACCAAATAATATGCCATCAGTTCTGAGTGGTCTGCCTGTGGTTCCATCTGCTATAGCTGATTTCAAATCTGCAGACAGTCAAGAAGACCCTTCACCATTTCCAGAGCCCTTTATAGTGGTTAGAGCAGAAAAGGTAGATGTGTCTCCTGTGAAAGATGAAAACACTTTCCTTGACAATGGCAAACTAGTCAGTAACAACTCCTCTCAGTCACCTGCTCCTGAAGCTCTTCTCAAATTGACAAAAACTAAAGAGGACTCTGCAGCAACACAAGAGCCATCTGAAAGTGAAGTCCAATCTATCAAAGGTGGTGTTGTTGAACAAATGAATGAGCCTGCACATCAGTGTACTGGATATGGTAACCGAGAACTGACTAGAAAGGAAAATGTCGAACCTTTATTATCTGCTGACAATAATAATCAGACGATTCCTTCAGATCAAGATGCAAATAAAGTAGCTAAATCTATTGGAGGGATTGAAGTGGAGTCATCACCAGAGATCCTTTCTGCTAAGAAAGAAACAGTAACAAATGAAACATCTCCATCTAAGAGTATGCCATCAGTTCCGAGTGGTCTGTCTGAGGCTCCACCTGTCAAAGTTGATGTCAAACCTGCAAATCCTGAGACTCCTGCACCCCTTTCAGAGCCAACAACAATGATCAGAGCTGAAATAGCAACTGGGTGTGTACCAGAAGATAAAACAACTCCACCTAAAAGTGAACAACCACTTTCTCAAGATCTTTCCAAAACTCCAACTGACAAAGCTGCTATTACATCTAGGAAGAGTGAAGAGAAGCCTGTAGCGTTGCCAGAGCTGCTTCCAGCACTCAAAGCTAAGAGTGATGAGGAATTGGCTGATGATGCTCCTGTTGGACCAAGTGTTGTGTCAACACCTGAACAGGTTTCAGAGAACCTACTGAAGAAGCCTGTGAAGATTGATTCATCTCCAAATACTGATACTCAGAAATCTTCAGAACAAGATGCAAAAAAAGTACCTAAAGCTGCTGGAGACATTGAAGTGAAGTCATCACCGGAGGTCCCTTctactaaaaaagaaacagtaacAAATGAAACATCTCCATCTAAGAGTATGCCATCAGTTCCGAGCGGTCTGTCTGAGGCTCCAGCTGTCAAAGTTGATGTCAAACCTGCAGAAAGTCCAGAGACTCCTGCACCGCTTCCAGGGGCATCAACAATGATCAGAGTTGAAAGAACAACTGGGTTTGTACTAGAACATAAAACAGCTCCACCTAACAGTGAACAAGCACTTTCTCAAGATCTTTCCAAAACTCCAACTGACAAAGCTGCCATTACATCTAGGAAGAGTGAAGAGAAGCCTGTAGCGTTGCCAGAGCCGCTTCCAGCACTCAAAGCTAAGAGTGATGAGGAATTGGCTGATGATGCTCCTGTTGAACCAAGTGTTGTGTCAACACCTGAACAGGTTTCAGAGAACCTACTGAAGAAGCCTGTGAAAGTTTATTCATCTCCAAATGCTGATACTCAGACATCTTCAGAACAAGATGCAAATAAAATAGCTAAAGCTGCTGGAGAGATTGAAGTTAAGTCATCACCGGAGGCCCtttttactaaaaaagaaacagtaacAAATGAAACATCTCCATCTAAGAGTGTGCCATCAGTTCCGAGCGGTCTGTCTGAGGCTCCAGCTGCCAAAGTTAATGTAAAATCTGCAGAAAGTCCAGAGACTCCTGCACCGCTTCCAGGGGCATCAACAATGATCAGAGCTGAAATACCAACTGGGTGTGtaccagaaaataaaacaactccaCCTAACAGTGAAAAAGCACTTTCTCAAGATCTTTCCAAAACTCCAACTGACAAAGCTGCCATTACATCTAGGAAGAGTGAAGAAAAGCCTGTAGCGTTGCCAGAGCTGCTTCCAGCACTCAAAGCTAAGAGTGATGAGGAATTGGCTGATGATGCTCCTGTTGAACCAAGTGTTGTGTCAACACCTGAACAGGTTTCAGAGAACCTACTGAAGAAGCCTGTGAAGATTGATTCATCTCCAAATACTGATACTCAGAAATCTTCAGAACAAGATGCAAAAAAATTACCTAAAGTTGCTGGAGACATTGAAGTTAAGTCATCACCGGAGGTCCCTTctactaaaaaagaaacagtaacAAATGAAACATCTCCATCTAAGAGTATGCCATCAGTTCCGAGTGGTCTGTCTGAGGCTCCAGCTGTCAAAGTTGATGTCAAACCTGCAGAAAGTCCAGAGACTCCTGCACCGCTTCCAGGGGCATCAACAATGATCAGAGTTGAAAGAACAACTGGGTTTGTACTAGAACATAAAACAGCTCCACCTAACAGTGAACAAGCACTTTCTCAAGATCTTTCCAAAACTCCAACTGACAAAGCTGCCATTACATCTGGGAAGAGTGAAGAGAAGCCTGTAGCGTTGCCAGAGCCGCTTCCAGCACTCAAAGCTAAGAGTGATGAGGAATTGGCTGATGATGCTCCTGTTGAACCAAGTGTTGTGTCAACACCTGAACAGGTTTCAGAGAACCTACTGAAGAAGCCTGTGAAAGTTTATTCATCTCCAAATGCTGATACTCAGACATCTTCAGAACAAGATGCAAATAAAATAGCTAAAGCTGCTGGAGAGATTGAAGTTAAGTCATCACCGGAGGCCCtttttactaaaaaagaaacagtaacAAATGAAACATCTCCATCTAAGAGTGTGCCATCAGTTCCGAGTGGTCTGTCTGAGGCTCCAGCTGCCAAAGTTAATGTAAAATCTGCAGAAAGTCCAGAGACTCCTGCACCGCTTCCAGGGGCATCAACAATGATCAGAGCTGAAATACCAACTGGGTGTGtaccagaaaataaaacaactccaCCTAACAGTGAAAAAGCACTTTCTCAAGATCTTTCCAAAACTCCAACTGACAAAGCTGCCATTACATCTAGGAAGAGTGAAGAGAAGCCTGTAGCGTTGCCAGAGCTGCTTCCAGCACTCAAAGCTAAGAGTGATGAGGAATTGGCTGATGATGCTCCTGTTGAACCAAGTGTTGTGTCAACACCTGAACAGGTTTCAGAGAACCTACTGAAGAAGCCTGTGAAGATTGATTCATCTCCAAATACTGATACTCAGAAATCTTCAGAACAAGATGCAAAAAAAGTACCTAAAGCTGCTGGAGAGATTGAAGTTAAGTCCTCACCGGAGGTCCCTTctactaaaaaagaaacagtaacAAATGAAACATCTCCATCTAAGAGTATGCCATCAGTTCCGAGCGGTCTGTCTGAGGCTCCAGCTGTCAAAGTTGATGTCAAACCTGCAGAAAGTCCAGAGACTCCTGCACCCCTGCCAGGGGCATCAACAATGATCAGAGCTGAAATACCAACTGGGTGTGTACCAGAAGATAAAAAAACTCCACCTAACAGTGAACAAGCACTTTTTCAAGATCTTTCCCAAACACCAACTGACAAAGCTGCCATTACATCTGGGAAGAGTGAAGAGAAGCCTGTAGCGTTGCCAGAACCAAGTGTTGTGTCAACACCTGAACAGGTTTCAGAGAACCTACTGAAGAAGCCTGTGAAAGTTGATTCATCTCCAAATACTGATACTCAGACATCTTCAGAAAAAGATGTTAATAAAATAGCTAAAGCTGCTGGAGAGATTGAAGTCTCTTCTGTTGACAAAGAAACAGTAACAGATGAAGCAATTCCACTTAAGGGAGACCCAGTTCCTGGTCGTCTGTCTGAGGCTCCAGGAGTCAAAACTGATGTCAAACCTACAGAGAGTCAAGAAGATCCTGTCAAAACACTAGAAAGCACAGCAGACTTGAATACAAACAACATGGTTAAGCCAGTGCCATCACAAAATACTAGTACATCTACCTTTAAACAACAAATAGAAAAGGTAACTTGTAAAATTGTTGAAGAGGGTGAATTTGAGCCAATCCCTGACATCCTCACACTTCATAAAGCAACGCCTGTAAATGAGACAACTACATCTAAAATTGAAATCCCAGCTACTGATAGTTGGCGTAAATCACCTCCTGCTGAAACTTTGGTAAAGGCTGCAGAGCGCGAAGAGGATTCTGCAGTACCTCCAGAGCAAGTTCCAGCAATCTGTACTGAGAGCGATGTCCATCCTCTCGATGATGCTGCTGCTTTTAATCAAAGTGATGAGGCAACATCTGAGCATGCACCAAAACAGATGCCTGCTCTGAAGAAAGTTCTAATTTTGGGCAGTTCTGAGGATTTGAGGAAGATTGCAGAGGACCTAAGTTCTACAAAGAACAACTTGAGATTATT CAGTAAAAATGATATCTGCACTTACTGCAATCAAATCATTGATGGAAAAGCCAAGATTGTTTTTAGTGAACCTTCAGTGATCTGCCACCCGGAGTGCCTCAAG TGTGGAGTTTGTGTGAAGGACCTGGGGAGTCTCGAGATCACCATGTTCTTGCGTGATGAAACGATCATGTGTGTTGACTGCTACAGGAAAGCTTGA